The Prunus dulcis chromosome 3, ALMONDv2, whole genome shotgun sequence genome segment TCGTTTAGATCAAAATCTTAAAGCATTACgtttttcaaatataaaacgAACACACACCAGACATGTTGATATTCCATCTTATTAGTCATCTAATTCATCAACTATATATGACACTTTTATCACAAACTAACTAACTCACTCTTAATTTAGTGatatttcatttataaaaaataaaaaaaagatcctCATTAATTTAGTATGTTatgtttcttcttcatcaaatacCAATTGATACTCAATCAACATACATCCATGTGTGACAATCATGTGAACTCTAATATGATCACTTCTCCAACAAGAGTGATGGAAATTTAGAGgaaaaattctaatttttttggggGCAGCAGATGTTAGGGACACTCATCCGTTCATCCACGTGTGAAAATAACGTGAGCTCCAAAATTAATTTGAGAAAAGTAATCCAACTTCTTATGAATTGttactaaaattttcaactatcCAATATAAAACATTATCATCTTCGCATTTCCACAATTACATTTGCAACTTGCACGTAAACAAGTAAACTACTGGTTTCACTCCCAGACCGCTACTACTAGCGCACAGTCCAAAATAGAGTGACAAGAGACTGTTTCTGTCTTTTGGCCCACACTTCAGATCAAACAAGCAAACAAATGGTTTCACTCCCATACTGAGGGCCTAAATACaataatttaaatcaaaaccaTGTGCCCATGAGGCAGCAAAACTCTGTGCTTATCCAAACTCCAAAATGTTAAATTCCACTTTTACGCCAGCCTAGTACATCAAATTGCCTCTATCAGCATGTACAAAACAGTAATATCCCCAAATATAGTTTAACATCCACATACCTTACcaaaagaaacagaagaaaacaaaaccagcTCTGGTTTTTTGCCACAAGCCCaccttttaaaataaaaaaaatcccctATATAGGGAGCACCTCAAGATCATCTTCTCCATCAATACACTCAAACATTCACGTTCACTACTGAGAAGTTGAAAGCTTCAAAGAAAGGTCAgtaaagaagagaaaagaaatcatAATCGTGATGAGTTCATCAAGTGCAAGCAAGGCTATTGTGGCAGCAAGTGTTGGAATTGTGGAGGCATTGAAGGACCAAGGGATATGCAGATGGAACTCTCCTTTAAGATCTGTGCACCAGCAAGCCAAAACCCAACTCAGGTCATTTTCTCAGGCCAACAACAAgctctcatcttcttctgcTTCAGCTGCTTTCAGTAAAGTCAGAGATGAGAAGCTGAAGAAATCAGAGGAGTCTTTGAGGACAGTCATGTACTTGAGCTGCTGGGGTCCCAACTAATTCAATCagcagagagacagagagcaAAAAGATCAGAATTTTGTGCAAGAGGTTGCTGAAATGGAGCTTGGGCATGAACACAAGCATGAAACAAGATGACACGACCCATGAAAGGGCTCCTTgagttttatatatatcaaatgATCAGGATATATAAACTTGTTGGGTTACATACTACTGGCAAAGGCAATCGTTGTAAATGGCAGACAATTCATTCATGTCTGCTTGCTTGCTTGGGGCAAGTTGATGTAAATTACCATATAATGCAAAAGCACACATATTTCTGAGCAATTGATGCCTTGATCATTCTTTtcgagtttttctttttgccctTTCTTATTAATCCATTATTTACTTCGTTTTAACTGAAGGATTTATGATCCTATAAATTTGAGTATTTAGTAGTGAAACATAATTGAGTTGCCCTAATTGGGTAAAATCCATTGACTTGAATGGTTTCTTTCTCCAACAAAAGCTATAGCCCAACACATCCCATGGTTTTTCCCACATTTTATGGGGTTTCCTTCCTCCTATTCATCCTCTGCTTTCGTTTCAAGTAAGCTCAGCTGCTGAGGTCCCGGTTGAATATTAATTCAGCTTGTTTGTAGATCCCCTGAATTCTCTATGATATACACAATTGATTATTCTATGCACCAGAAACTTAAACATTAATCAAGctacttattaatgtttaaGTTTTTATGCTAACACACATTTTATATCAAATGAGTGTTGATGGTGCTCTCAGAAATGGTGGGAGGTACCtcttgtttttgtatttttgttcacCACTCTTAATTAGCGATGAGTAATACCATCACGTTAATTATTGTGCAAGAAATTCATGTAATTGTCGTGGAGGAAATTCATGTAATATGTAGATTAAATCATACTCATCAAACGAAAATTAACCTAATTATAATGCTCACTATTTCTTTAATGATATGTCAACACATAGTAGACTCATGCCTATAATTAGCCGAAGCAAA includes the following:
- the LOC117623220 gene encoding uncharacterized protein LOC117623220, with product MSSSSASKAIVAASVGIVEALKDQGICRWNSPLRSVHQQAKTQLRSFSQANNKLSSSSASAAFSKVRDEKLKKSEESLRTVMYLSCWGPN